A section of the Triticum dicoccoides isolate Atlit2015 ecotype Zavitan chromosome 7A, WEW_v2.0, whole genome shotgun sequence genome encodes:
- the LOC119333740 gene encoding pentatricopeptide repeat-containing protein At5g44230-like: MVHLARPRPPPALLPRASRPPLSAALPLPLLPPPSLASLLLAAVDSSPSLRHLRSLHGLLVRLPLPAHSLPYLLSRLLRRFAALPPPHAPLPYALSVFSAHAPPDPFLAAALLRFALLTQPPLIPFRLFSRLLRIPRDGLPFLPFAFSPLAKSAAAARSLPAVQAAHAASILLGGFDKHRFVENSLIGAYVTCGDIGAARKVFDEMVVKDVISWTSIVVAYSKSGDMGSAEEMFAQCPVKDMVAWTAMLTGYAQNSMPAKALEVFDRMATIGMGIDEVSLTGAISACAQLGAVRRAAWVQEIAERNGFGQNVVVGSGLVDMHAKCGLIDEARSVFDGMQEKNVYTYSSMIVGLASHGRAKEAIALFKDMVRRADVVPNHVTFIGLLTACSHAGMVRDGRFYFAQMKDKYGILPSADHYTCMVDLLGRAGLVDEALDLVRSMTVEPHGGVWGALLGACRIHGNTDVAKVAAEHLFKLEPEGIGNYVLLSNTLASAGKWDEVSKVRKLMRSRGLKKDPAVSSFEGRDGLVHQFFAGDNSHPRTNEIKKALLELAAKLKHAGYVPILTSIVYDVSDGEKERLLMGHSEKLALSFGLLTLGSRCTIRIVKNLRICEDCHLFMQLASRVEQAEIIVRDNMRFHHFKDGECSCGGFW, from the coding sequence ATGGTGCACCTCGCCAGGCCGCGTCCCCCGCCCGCGCTGCTCCCCCGCGCGTCGCGGCCGCCGCTCTCCGCCGCGCTGCcgctgcccctcctccctcctccctcgctaGCCTCGCTCCTCCTCGCGGCCGTCGACTCCTCCCCGTCCCTCCGGCACCTccgcagcctccacgggctcctcgtCCGCCTGCCGCTCCCTGCCCACTCCctcccctacctcctctcccgcctcCTCCGCCGATTCGCCGCCCTCCCGCCCCCGCACGCCCCGCTCCCCTACGCGCTCTCCGTCTTCTCCGCGCACGCTCCCCCGGATCCGTTCCTCGCTGCCGCGCTCCTCCGCTTCGCGCTCCTCACGCAGCCGCCGCTGATCCCCTTCCGCCTCTTCTCCCGCCTCCTCCGCATCCCCCGCGACGGGCTCCCCTTCCTCCCGTTTGCCTTCTCCCCGCTCGCCAAGTCCGCCGCGGCCGCGCGCTCCCTGCCGGCCGTCCAGGCCGCCCACGCGGCCTCGATCCTCCTCGGCGGGTTCGATAAGCACCGGTTCGTTGAGAACTCGCTGATCGGCGCTTATGTCACCTGCGGTGACATCGGTGccgcacggaaggtgttcgatgaaatggtgGTCAAGGATGTCATTTCCTGGACGAGCATTGTGGTGGCATACTCCAAGAGTGGCGATATGGGTTCCGCAGAGGAGATGTTTGCGCAGTGCCCGGTGAAGGACATGGTGGCGTGGACAGCCATGCTTACCGGGTACGCTCAAAATTCCATGCCGGCGAAGGCATTGGAAGTGTTTGATCGGATGGCCACCATTGGCATGGGCATTGACGAGGTCTCATTGACGGGTGCAATCTCAGCTTGTGCTCAGCTTGGCGCGGTGAGGCGTGCTGCCTGGGTTCAGGAGATCGCAGAGAGGAATGGCTTTGGGCAGAATGTGGTTGTCGGGTCAGGGTTGGTGGATATGCATGCCAAGTGCGGACTAATTGATGAAGCACGCAGTGTTTTTGATGGGATGCAGGAGAAGAATGTGTACACATATAGCTCAATGATTGTTGGCCTCGCCTCTCATGGGAGGGCTAAAGAGGCAATTGCTTTGTTCAAGGACATGGTTAGGAGGGCCGATGTGGTGCCCAACCATGTGACCTTTATAGGGTTATTGACAGCTTGCAGCCATGCAGGGATGGTCAGAGATGGGCGCTTCTACTTTGCACAGATGAAGGACAAATATGGGATATTGCCATCTGCAGATCACTATACTTGTATGGTCGATTTGCTTGGTCGGGCTGGATTGGTGGACGAAGCTCTGGATCTTGTGAGGTCAATGACCGTGGAGCCTCATGGTGGTGTGTGGGGAGCGCTGCTTGGGGCTTGTCGGATCCATGGGAATACTGATGTTGCCAAGGTTGCAGCTGAACATCTATTTAAGCTTGAGCCAGAGGGTATAGGGAACTACGTGCTGTTATCGAATACACTTGCATCAGCAGgaaagtgggatgaagtctcaaagGTTCGGAAACTAATGAGAAGCCGGGGGCTGAAAAAGGATCCTGCTGTGAGCTCGTTTGAAGGCAGAGATGGTTTGGTCCATCAGTTCTTTGCTGGTGACAATTCTCATCCAAGGACCAATGAAATAAAGAAGGCATTATTAGAGCTAGCTGCGAAATTGAAGCATGCTGGTTATGTGCCAATCCTGACGTCTATTGTTTATGATGTGAGTGATGGAGAGAAAGAAAGGCTGTTAATGGGTCACAGTGAGAAACTTGCTCTGTCGTTTGGATTGCTGACTCTTGGATCTAGATGCACAATTCGAATAGTAAAAAATCTAAGGATCTGCGAGGATTGCCATTTGTTTATGCAACTTGCCTCAAGAGTTGAGCAGGCTGAGATTATAGTCAGGGACAATATGAGATTCCATCATTTCAAAGATGGAGAATGCTCATGTGGTGGATTCTGGTGA
- the LOC119328626 gene encoding uncharacterized protein LOC119328626, translating to MSRRFSGMATDLFCTHRILFALLEKGGITIIRELESRGSVQKLAKILLKASGGELLNDILADIMDRYSKHDSKESLRRTIMEHDEVFRQQVHELHRLYRVQKALMAELRGEHSFQLRTEDTREMVQGHRPNLKNSSCMSETSQSACLGNAQYSDTRQLPEQSFLQECKPVSCLNLFDEETSRSQERRPESSKSVEGESWSVSMEGDLDLKLSIAPSSNATKAPHWLFSDSRERNPSGQHR from the exons ATGAGTCGCCGATTTTCAG GAATGGCTACTGATTTGTTTTGTACTCATAGAATCCTCTTTGCCCTGTTGGAGAAAGGAGGAATAACCATCATTAGAGAGCTAGAAAGTAGAGGTTCTGTTCAGAAACTAGCCAAAATATTGCTGAAAGCTAGTGGAGGAGAGCTTTTGAACGACATCTTGGCAGATATAATGGACAGGTATTCCAAACACGACAGCAAGGAATCACTTCGGAGAACAATCATGGAACATGATGAGGTCTTCAGGCAACAG GTGCATGAACTGCATCGGCTATACAGGGTACAGAAAGCACTGATGGCTGAATTACGTGGTGAGCACAGTTTCCAACTCAGAACAGAAGATACTCGAGAAATGGTGCAGGGCCACAGGCCAAACCTCAAGAATAGCTCTTGTATGTCAGAGACTAGTCAATCTGCTTGTCTTGGAAACGCACAGTACTCTGATACTAGGCAATTACCTGAACAGTCATTTCTTCAAGAATGCAAGCCAGTGTCATGCTTAAACCTCTTCGACGAAGAAACTTCAAGAAGCCAAGAAAGAAGACCAGAAAGCAGTAAATCAGTTGAAGGTGAAAGTTGGAGTGTTTCTATGGAAGGTGATCTCGATCTCAAACTAAGCATTGCCCCCAGTTCAAATGCAACAAAAGCACCACACTGGCTCTTCTCCGACAGCAGGGAAAGAAACCCTTCTGGTCAGCATCGATGA